The proteins below are encoded in one region of Dioscorea cayenensis subsp. rotundata cultivar TDr96_F1 chromosome 18, TDr96_F1_v2_PseudoChromosome.rev07_lg8_w22 25.fasta, whole genome shotgun sequence:
- the LOC120282676 gene encoding putative clathrin assembly protein At4g25940: MILHRLLRALPTPHPFRSDLLYARANGFISLNPCNFRCSSYDLTVFVHAYARLLDHALSLDHATLTDQPVNVTNFIERIKEAERALELVPQVQDLLDLVMECEPMGTTPLSYVTRLAMEQIARESFACYAAVRHAVPVMLDNLLCMRHQSCVAGLGVYRRAADQGRRLCKFYEWCRGMRLCAVNEYPLIERIPCIQVRALESLVAGLWQLTESETSSLSSSSSLSSLSSKSPGKSVKTYDVEVDEKPLIRLEEEEEEGWEELLEASLEGLRE, translated from the exons ATGATTCTTCACCGGCTTCTCCGAGCACTACCCACTCCTCATCCTTTCCGTTCCGACTTACTCTACGCTCGTGCCAACGGCTTCATCTCTCTCAACCCTTGCAACTTCCGGTGCTCGTCATACGACCTCACTGTCTTCGTTCACGCCTACGCGCGCCTTCTCGACCACGCGCTCAGTCTCGACCACGCCACGCTCACTGATCAGCCAGTTAATGTGACTAACTTCATTGAGAGAATCAAAGAGGCTGAGCGTGCACTTGAGCTGGTTCCTCAGGTTCAAGATTTGTTGGACTTAGTGATGGAGTGTGAGCCCATGGGAACTACACCATTGAGTTATGTGACACGGTTGGCGATGGAGCAGATTGCGCGTGAGAGTTTTGCTTGTTATGCGGCGGTGCGGCATGCCGTCCCTGTTATGCTTGATAACCTCTTGTGCATGCGCCACCAGAGCTGTGTTGCTGGGCTCGGTGTTTACCGTCGTGCAGCTGATCAAGGGagaag GTTGTGTAAGTTCTATGAGTGGTGCCGGGGGATGAGGCTGTGTGCGGTTAATGAGTATCCTTTGATTGAGAGGATTCCATGCATTCAGGTGCGTGCGTTGGAATCTTTGGTTGCCGGGTTGTGGCAGCTCACTGAGTCTGAGACTTCATCCttgtcttcgtcttcgtctttgTCGTCATTGTCTTCGAAATCACCGGGGAAGTCGGTGAAAACTTATGATGTTGAGGTTGATGAAAAGCCGTTGATAAGgttggaggaggaggaagaggaaggatGGGAGGAGCTCTTGGAGGCATCTTTGGAAGGCCTTAGGGAGTAA
- the LOC120282138 gene encoding G-type lectin S-receptor-like serine/threonine-protein kinase At1g34300 produces MAPLISTMIPLLQLLLLFTIQPKPSLALQLLSTFTSTKSPWNFSDDLLLVSSDQVFAAGFRTSPPSFAVFVYNSTNQTTVWSVKTSPLSSIVISSSGEASLNDSSGRNIFSNAAISNDTKLVLNNDGSLVLNNWTSFDSPTDTILANQAIHSNGTSLTSSNGKYQFINATNLVFNNNSTYWGPSNVGAIRNLSSDGKLIGDGGSLIASNFGSTRALRRLTLDSDGNLRVYSLRRSGGWRMVWEAVQERCTVKGTCGPNAICVPENYNEPSCVCPPGYRWTNVEQVACVLKTNFSGADSKFLRLDFVAFDNGPGTVDSTPQSFDDCRTKCLVNSSCAGFSYRYNGDRYCLQYSEQLAYGYWSPATKTVTYIRVARSERDVSNFTGMTSLVDTVCPVNISLPEPAKESKTTARNLAIIITLFAAELLVAVMSFWAFLSKYSKYQDMARAFGLEFLPAGGPKRFSYAELKAATNDFSNLLGRGAFGQVFKGELPDHRVVAVKRLKNVDTGEAEFWAEVTIIARMHHLNLVRMWGFCAEREQRMLVYEYIPNGSLDKYLFQPRGMKMNNAIDTPERPLLDWNIRYRIAVGVARAIAYLHEECLEWVLHCDIKPENILLEDDFCPKVSDFGLSKLANKEDMVSMSNVRGTPGYMAPEWVMPGQHVTAKADVFSFGMVLLEIVSGERNNEFRQSTMVSEEWYYPKWAFEKVYLEKKVEDILDRRILDKFDDREHFALVDRMVKTAMWCLQGRPEMRPSMGKVAKMLEGSVEIMEPEKPTIFYLGDAH; encoded by the coding sequence ATGGCACCACTCATCTCCACAATGATTCCATTACTACAACTACTACTATTATTCACCATCCAACCCAAACCATCCTTAGCTTTGCAACTTCTCTCCACCTTCACATCCACAAAGTCTCCATGGAACTTCTCCGATGATCTCCTTCTGGTCTCCTCCGACCAAGTCTTCGCGGCCGGGTTCCGCACGTCTCCTCCTTCCTTCGCCGTCTTTGTCTACAATTCTACAAACCAAACCACTGTTTGGTCTGTAAAGACGTCTCCTTTATCATCCATTGTGATCTCATCGTCCGGTGAAGCATCACTTAATGACTCCTCCGGCCGGAACATCTTCTCCAACGCTGCCATTTCCAACGATACCAAGCTCGTCCTCAACAACGATGGTAGCTTGGTTCTCAACAACTGGACGAGCTTTGACTCCCCTACTGATACAATCCTCGCCAACCAAGCTATTCACTCTAATGGAACCTCTCTAACGTCGAGCAATGGCAAGTACCAGTTCATCAACGCCACGAATCTCGTGTTCAATAACAACAGTACTTATTGGGGACCGAGCAATGTTGGCGCAATCCGGAATCTCTCGTCTGATGGGAAGCTTATCGGGGATGGGGGTAGCTTAATCGCTTCCAACTTCGGCAGCACGCGTGCGCTCCGGCGACTCACTCTGGACTCGGACGGGAACTTAAGAGTCTACAGCCTTCGCCGTTCCGGCGGTTGGAGGATGGTTTGGGAGGCCGTGCAAGAGAGATGCACAGTCAAAGGAACGTGTGGGCCGAATGCTATCTGCGTGCCTGAGAACTATAACGAACCGTCGTGCGTTTGCCCGCCGGGATACCGATGGACAAACGTCGAACAAGTTGCGTGCGTGCTTAAAACGAATTTCTCCGGCGCTGACAGCAAGTTCCTCCGGCTTGACTTCGTGGCGTTCGACAATGGGCCGGGGACCGTGGATAGTACGCCGCAATCCTTCGATGATTGCCGAACCAAGTGCTTGGTCAACTCCAGCTGCGCTGGATTCAGCTACAGATACAACGGCGATAGATATTGCTTGCAATACAGCGAACAGCTTGCCTACGGTTACTGGTCGCCGGCGACGAAGACCGTGACGTACATCCGAGTGGCGAGGTCGGAGAGAGACGTGAGCAACTTCACCGGGATGACCTCTTTGGTAGACACGGTGTGCCCAGTGAACATCAGCCTCCCGGAACCGGCCAAGGAGTCGAAGACCACAGCGCGGAACCTTGCCATCATAATCACTTTGTTCGCAGCCGAGCTCCTCGTCGCCGTCATGTCCTTTTGGGCGTTCCTAAGCAAGTACTCCAAGTACCAGGACATGGCCCGGGCCTTCGGGTTAGAGTTCCTCCCCGCCGGCGGACCCAAACGGTTCTCCTACGCCGAGCTTAAGGCAGCCACCAACGACTTCTCCAACCTCCTCGGTCGAGGCGCGTTCGGCCAGGTCTTCAAAGGCGAGCTCCCCGACCACCGTGTGGTCGCCGTGAAACGGCTGAAAAACGTGGACACCGGCGAGGCCGAGTTCTGGGCGGAAGTCACCATTATCGCGCGGATGCATCACCTGAACCTCGTCCGCATGTGGGGCTTTTGCGCGGAGAGAGAACAGCGCATGCTCGTCTATGAGTACATCCCCAATGGCTCTCTCGACAAGTACCTCTTCCAGCCAAGAGGAATGAAGATGAACAACGCCATAGACACGCCTGAGAGACCTCTTCTAGATTGGAACATCAGGTATAGGATCGCAGTGGGAGTGGCGCGCGCCATTGCTTACCTTCACGAAGAGTGCTTAGAATGGGTGCTACATTGTGACATCAAACCGGAGAACATCCTCTTGGAAGATGATTTCTGTCCCAAAGTCTCCGACTTTGGGTTGTCGAAGCTGGCGAACAAGGAGGACATGGTGAGCATGTCGAACGTGCGGGGAACTCCAGGGTACATGGCGCCGGAGTGGGTGATGCCGGGTCAACACGTCACAGCTAAAGCTGATGTCTTTAGCTTCGGTATGGTGCTGCTGGAGATCGTCTCCGGCGAGAGGAACAATGAGTTCCGGCAGTCGACGATGGTGAGTGAGGAATGGTATTATCCAAAGTGGGCGTTTGAGAAGGTGTACCTGGAGAAGAAGGTGGAGGATATACTTGATAGAAGGATACTGGATAAGTTTGATGATAGAGAGCACTTTGCACTGGTGGATAGGATGGTGAAGACGGCCATGTGGTGCTTGCAAGGCCGGCCGGAGATGAGGCCGTCCATGGGGAAGGTGGCGAAGATGCTTGAGGGATCAGTGGAGATCATGGAGCCTGAAAAACCCACCATTTTCTACTTGGGAGATGCCCATTGA
- the LOC120282139 gene encoding LOW QUALITY PROTEIN: PHD finger protein MALE MEIOCYTE DEATH 1-like (The sequence of the model RefSeq protein was modified relative to this genomic sequence to represent the inferred CDS: deleted 2 bases in 1 codon), translating to MAAISDLTAGKKRIAKIYGLHGFLGPGCPKSSFAGAFRDNIREFLRECGEVEEKATEGMPTWCTLLVDERTGVVAPLYTVEECVSRSPRPFCDYCRSAGWSHHLVSKRRYHMIIPWDEDWDKRGLQPTALHHHNHLLHGLIHCNGFGHLLCINGFPSGSRFLSASLLMDLWDRLCSSLRARVVSVEDVARKKTMELRLLLGVAHGVTWFGRWAYRFATGSYGIDYHLYDRAVHLLAHLNLDYLVSSNPSNHNLCRIVHSYRRLRRSYRETTDLYTVRDLLQFLFDIKRNPVARPVNRSTRSHCSRRPPTSPPAEARKKAARKRYRDFALVAAELASRWPVRRLCTVAGVVVDALRESGGKLTRQEVRDAARLEIGDTGLIDFVLKSLGNCVVAGSLIRRSPNPSTRVLEFSIVENPDRASSDEAELSVDLTQPGAWQVDQDIVSVYKALIETRPEETRTVLDCKHWVKTWELRDNEDDLLRFHVAWEPEDGEKWATTREPHPTEVVVVAAHAGVGELKAEAERALRDTYCVLGWFRVTGIEGIKGEDWDPVMLGGAESGATLAVRGVGADLGLALRYEGGANAWAVGCACGARDDDGERMVACDVCDVWHHTRCVGIRDGDPVPPLFLCALCGSSLLGAAGPAAPLPSSAVFRNVMLDELRRYA from the exons ATGGCGGCGATCTCCGATCTGACGGCGGGGAAGAAGCGGATAGCCAAGATCTATGGTCTGCACGGGTTCCTCGGGCCTGGATGCCCCAAGAGCTCCTTCGCGGGGGCGTTCCGGGACAACATCCGTGAGTTTCTTCGAGAGTGCGGGGAGGTGGAGGAGAAGGCGACGGAGGGGATGCCGACGTGGTGCACGCTACTCGTTGATGAGAGGACCGGCGTCGTGGCACCGCTCTACACCGTTGAGGAATGCGTCAGCCGATCGCCTCGCCCTTTCTGCGACTACTGCCGCAGCGCCG GTTGGAGTCACCACCTGGTATCGAAGAGAAGGTACCACATGATAATCCCATGGGACGAGGACTGGGACAAGCGTGGCCTCCAACCCACCGCCCTGCACCACCACAACCATCTCCTCCACGGTCTCATCCACTGCAATGGCTTCGGCCACCTCCTCTGCATCAATGGCTTTCCCTCCGGTTCTCGCTTCCTCTCAGCCTCTCTTCTCATGGACCTCTGGGACCGTCTCTGTTCCTCTCTTCGCGCACG AGTGGTCTCGGTGGAGGATGTGGCGAGGAAGAAGACGATGGAGCTGCGTTTGCTCCTCGGCGTCGCTCATGGTGTCACCTGGTTCGGCCGTTGGGCCTATCGCTTTGCTACTGGCTCCTATGGCATTGATTACCATCTCTACGACCGCGCTGTTCATCTTCTTGCGCACCTTAATCTCGATTATCTCGTCTCTTCCAACCCCTCCAACCACAACCTCTGCCGCATTGTTCACTCTTACCGCAGGCTCCGCCGATCATACCGCGAGACAACCGATCTTTACACCGTCCGTGACCTCCTCCAGTTCCTTTTTGACATCAAGCGCAACCCGGTTGCGCGGCCAGTAAACCGATCAACCCGAAGCCACTGCAGCCGCAG ACCGCCGACATCACCGCCGGCGGAGGCGAGGAAGAAAGCGGCGAGGAAACGGTACCGAGACTTCGCATTGGTCGCGGCTGAATTGGCCAGCCGATGGCCGGTGCGGCGATTGTGCACGGTGGCAGGGGTAGTCGTAGACGCTCTGCGGGAAAGCGGTGGGAAGCTAACCCGTCAGGAGGTGCGCGACGCCgctcgcctcgagatcggtgacACTGGCCTCATCGACTTCGTCCTCAAGTCCCTCGGCAATTGCGTCGTCGCCGGCTCCCTCATCCGTCGATCACCCAATCCCTCCACCCGAGTGCTGGAGTTCTCCATCGTCGAAAACCCAGATCGAGCGTCTTCAGACGAGGCTGAACTCAGCGTTGATCTCACCCAGCCGGGTGCTTGGCAGGTGGACCAGGATATCGTCAGTGTCTACAAGGCATTGATCGAGACGAGGCCAGAGGAAACAAGAACGGTGCTGGACTGCAAGCATTGGGTGAAGACATGGGAACTTAGGGATAACGAGGATGATCTACTGAGGTTTCACGTGGCGTGGGAGCCGGAGGACGGGGAGAAATGGGCGACGACTCGGGAGCCACATCCAACGGAGGTGGTAGTGGTGGCGGCGCACGCAGGAGTTGGTGAGCTGAAGGCTGAGGCGGAGAGAGCCCTGAGAGACACGTACTGTGTGCTGGGATGGTTCAGGGTGACTGGGATAGAAGGAATCAAAGGTGAGGACTGGGATCCGGTGATGCTCGGTGGGGCAGAGAGCGGGGCGACGCTGGCAGTGCGCGGGGTGGGAGCGGACTTGGGCTTGGCGCTGAGGTACGAGGGCGGGGCCAACGCGTGGGCTGTGGGTTGCGCGTGCGGAGCCAGGGACGATGATGGGGAGCGCATGGTGGCGTGCGACGTGTGCGATGTGTGGCACCACACGAGGTGTGTCGGTATCCGAGATGGGGATCCCGTGCCGCCGCTGTTCCTCTGCGCGCTGTGTGGGAGCTCGTTGCTTGGTGCTGCTGGGCCTGCTGCACCGTTGCCTAGTTCTGCTGTTTTCCGGAATGTGATGCTGGATGAGCTGAGAAGATATGCATGA
- the LOC120282413 gene encoding uncharacterized protein LOC120282413 has protein sequence MERKSPRWLGLLLSKKFFEVCDEHRDLRKSETNVYCIHCDQCLCSHCLAVPPPERHRHHKMIQIRRYIYQDVVQVQDLQKFVDCSKVQTYTTNGAKVVLLNSRKQSKPSKPSATAASCEICGRVISNPFRYCSICMQGVGAGRGRARFIGRG, from the exons ATGGAGCGGAAGAGCCCCCGATGGTTGGGGTTGTTGCTGAGCAAGAAATTCTTTGAGGTTTGCGATGAGCATAGGGATCTGAGGAAGAGCGAGACGAACGTTTACTGCATCCATTGTGACCAGTGTCTTTGCTCGCATTGCTTGGCTGTGCCGCCGCCGGAGAGGCATCGACATCACAAGATGATCCAGATCCGTAGATATATCTATCAGGATGTTGTTCAGGTTCAAGATTTGCAGAAGTTTGTTGATTGTTCGAAAGTTCAG ACTTACACTACCAATGGTGCGAAGGTGGTGTTGCTAAACTCCAGGAAGCAATCCAAGCCGTCCAAACCCTCAGCAACCGCGGCATCGTGCGAGATATGCGGTCGAGTCATCTCCAATCCATTCCGATACTGCTCCATTTGCATGCAAG GTGTCGGAGCGGGCCGCGGACGAGCCCGGTTCATCGGGCGTGGATGA